Proteins encoded by one window of Triplophysa rosa linkage group LG19, Trosa_1v2, whole genome shotgun sequence:
- the dnajc18 gene encoding dnaJ homolog subfamily C member 18, with protein sequence MFEMDREESDRLIEKAKLCLRSGRKEKALQLLYEAQRIYPSARARVLIDAIVRNGGPDPPEEERTYTPPPGWRNSDENGSALHQRPDLHERGEGSGDDKKSYTEEQRQGVLRIKRCKDFYEILGVPKDASDEDLKKAYRKLALRFHPDKNFAPGATDAFKAIGNAYAVLSNPEKRQQYDQYGDQSPADTSSQNPAQPRHAYAHHRNFTRDFEADISPEELFNIFFGGRFPTGNIHVYTNRGASYANYYQPRRRRTFERRDEEVEESRSQNNFTALLQLLPVLVLILISVFTQLMATNPPYSLLYKPSMGLVVSRETQHMGVPYYVDKSFEKEYGGAALEELEKTIESDYIDHLQNSCWKEKQQKSDLANLGQLYRDERLKQKAETMKLDHCDKLHRFLSRQKGD encoded by the exons ATGTTTGAGATGGACAGAGAGGAATCAGACAGACTGATAGAGAAAGCCAAACTGTGCCTGCGGTCGGGACGGAAGGAGAAAGCCCTGCAGCTGCTGTACGAGGCTCAGAGGATTTACCCCAGCGCACGGGCCAGAG TACTCATCGATGCCATTGTGAGAAATGGTGGCCCCGATCCCCCTGAGGAAGAGCGTACGTACACGCCTCCACCCGGCTGGAGGAACTCTGATGAAAACGGCTCAGCTCTACATCAGCGACCCGACTTGCATGAGAGAGGAGAGGGGTCCGGCGATGACAAGAAGAGCTACACGGAGGAACAGCGTCAGGGAGTGCTCCG GATAAAGAGATGTAAAGACTTCTACGAGATCCTGGGAGTGCCGAAGGATGCTAGCGATGAGGACCTGAAGAAAGCCTACAGGAAGCTGGCTCTACGCTTTCACCCAGATAAGAACTTCGCCCCCGGAGCAACGGATGCTTTTAAAG CTATAGGAAATGCATATGCAGTGCTGAGTAACCCGGAGAAAAGGCAGCAGTATGATCAGTATGGTGATCAGAGCCCTGCAGATACATCCAGTCAAAATCCAGCACAGCCTCGCCACGCGTACGCACACCACCGCAACTTCACGAGAGACTTTGAGGCTGACATCTCCCCAGAGGAGCTCTTCAACATCTTCTTCGGGGGACGATTTCCTACAG GCAACATCCATGTGTACACCAACCGAGGAGCCTCTTACGCGAATTATTATCAGCCCCGCAGACGCCGCACATTTGAGAGAAGAGATGAGGAGGTGGAGGAAAGCCGCAGTCAG AACAACTTCACAGCTCTCCTGCAACTCCTGCCGGTGCTGGTTCTCATTCTGATCTCTGTATTTACACAGCTGATGGCCACCAACCCTCCATACAGCCTCTTATACAAACC GTCCATGGGGTTGGTGGTGTCCAGGGAAACCCAGCACATGGGTGTGCCGTATTATGTGGATAAGAGTTTTGAGAAGGAGTACGGGGGTGCCGCACTGGAGGAGCTGGAGAAGACCATTGAGAGCGACTACATTGACCATCTACAGAACAGCTGCTGGAAAGAGAAACAGCAGA AATCTGATCTAGCTAACCTCGGACAGCTGTACCGCGACGAACGTCTGAAACAGAAGGCTGAGACAATGAAGCTGGATCACTGTGACAAGCTGCATCGCTTCTTGAGTCGACAGAAAGGAGACTGA
- the ecscr gene encoding endothelial cell-specific chemotaxis regulator, translating to MRINHLDLVMEQLLYLLITLIASSSIISAGNDTNLLISTTTLPNTTALSTQLDDSNTAARTSPEMSVTPASHHDLVMTSHTFKTVSTTTTALLTSSHITSTTAVPAENRKTSSNDTSERQTNITSSPLTSSESYTEATQRTVSSVATTKVDVSGNITPTVQLNITKSEVTAPPALLSGNSLTTLAFGVMSLILILIVVMVILVTTINLRGRCRRTKQQEGIKNYDSVVSDSNTTNNCEKESITLVSVRTINTDYDTDSPQVSSVRSTIVDNEDQELNRDLLNIKGGL from the exons ATGAGAATAAACCATTTGGACTTAGTCATGGAGCAGCTCCTCTATCTTCTCATTACCCTCATTGCATCTTCATCCATTATCTCAGCAG GAAATGACACAAACTTATTAATCTCAACTACTACACTACCAAACACAACCGCTTTGTCCACACAGCTTGATGATTCAAACACAG CCGCCCGAACATCTCCAGAAATGTCAGTGACTCCTGCATCTCATCATGACCTTGTTATGACCAGCCACACCTTTAAAACTGTGAGCACAACCACTACGGCTCTTTTAACTTCCAGCCACATAACAA GTACTACAGCTGTGCCTGCTGAAAACAGAAAGACTTCTTCAAACGACACATCAGAAA GACAAACCAATATCACCAGCTCACCATTAACAAGTTCAGAATCCTACACTGAAGCAACTCAACGTACTGTCTCATCCGTGGCTACAACAAAAG TTGATGTTTCTGGAAATATAACCCCTACAGTTCAATTAAACATCACCAAGTCAGAGGTCACTGCTCCACCAGCGCTGCTGTCGGGCAACAGTCTTACTACACTTGCTTTTG GTGTAATGAGTCTTATACTCATTTTAATTGTTGTCATGGTGATTCTGGTCACTACAATCAATCTCAGGGGACGCTGTAGAAGGACAAAACAGCAGGAGG gTATTAAAAACTATGACTCTGTGGTGTCCGACAG CAACACGACCAACAACTGTGAGAAAGAGAGCATCACTCTTGTTTCTGTGCGGACAATAAACACAGACTATG ACACAGATTCTCCTCAGGTCTCTTCAGTTCGCAGTACTATAGTGGACAACGAGGACCAAGAACTTAACAGAGACCTGCTGAACATCAAAGGCGGACTTTGA